In Methanosarcina siciliae T4/M, one genomic interval encodes:
- a CDS encoding aminoglycoside phosphotransferase family protein produces the protein MSHPVDFGICNSGQSVYFLTTWIEGEGAETVLPGLSSKEQYRFGVRAGEILKMIHQIPAAKNQLSWSERFNRKIDRNITNYKACGIHLRGAEKIIGYIEQNRYLLENRPQCFQHGDYHAGNMIVTKSGELGIIDFDRLDSGDPWEEFDRITWCAGISTAFASGRINGYFDHNVPVLFFRLMALYIASNQLSSIPWSIPYGQEEVRTMLRQAEDVLTWYDGFETYIPKWYISGPPK, from the coding sequence ATGTCGCATCCAGTTGATTTTGGAATTTGTAATAGTGGTCAGTCTGTGTATTTTTTAACAACCTGGATTGAAGGGGAAGGTGCAGAAACCGTTCTTCCCGGGCTAAGCAGTAAAGAACAATACCGGTTTGGGGTTAGAGCAGGAGAAATATTGAAAATGATTCATCAAATTCCTGCCGCAAAAAATCAACTTTCCTGGTCGGAACGTTTCAACCGCAAAATAGACAGGAATATTACTAATTATAAAGCCTGTGGAATTCATCTGAGGGGAGCAGAGAAAATCATCGGGTATATCGAACAAAATCGATATCTATTAGAAAATCGCCCCCAGTGTTTTCAACATGGTGACTATCATGCCGGGAATATGATCGTTACAAAATCCGGGGAGCTTGGGATTATTGATTTTGACAGACTTGATTCTGGTGATCCGTGGGAGGAATTCGATCGTATTACCTGGTGCGCAGGTATAAGTACCGCATTTGCCTCGGGACGTATAAACGGATATTTCGATCATAACGTACCTGTTTTATTTTTCAGATTAATGGCTTTATATATTGCAAGCAACCAGCTTTCATCAATTCCCTGGTCAATTCCATACGGGCAGGAAGAAGTCCGTACAATGCTCAGACAAGCCGAGGATGTTTTGACATGGTATGATGGATTTGAAACATACATACCGAAATGGTATATTTCAGGCCCTCCTAAGTGA
- a CDS encoding molybdopterin-dependent oxidoreductase, with amino-acid sequence MKPIHSLLIFSVVFTAFSGCVSDRGGTGVYDNQTETLSYQGQQLTPIAQQRNNAIKGTQYIDRENCRLQVDGLVENPRNFTYEEITGLPQTSKVVDLNCVEGWSFNAKWTGVKIAEIFDEVGVMDNATTVIFYSADGYSTSLDKDYLLENDIILAYKLNDVTLPPERGFPLQLVAEDKYGYKWAKWIVRIELSNSPYRGYWEEFGYNNIADVGGPAFER; translated from the coding sequence ATGAAACCGATCCATTCACTTCTGATATTTTCAGTTGTATTTACAGCCTTTTCAGGCTGTGTATCCGACAGAGGAGGTACGGGAGTCTATGACAACCAGACAGAAACGCTTTCTTATCAGGGGCAGCAGTTAACTCCTATTGCACAGCAGCGCAACAACGCCATCAAGGGCACCCAGTATATTGACAGGGAGAATTGCAGGCTGCAGGTTGACGGGCTTGTGGAAAACCCCCGGAATTTTACCTATGAAGAAATAACCGGGTTACCTCAAACTTCCAAAGTCGTTGACCTTAACTGTGTGGAAGGCTGGAGCTTTAATGCAAAATGGACAGGAGTTAAGATAGCTGAGATCTTTGACGAAGTAGGGGTTATGGACAATGCAACAACGGTTATTTTTTACAGCGCAGACGGGTACTCCACTTCCCTTGATAAGGACTATCTGCTGGAAAACGATATCATACTCGCATATAAACTAAATGATGTGACCCTGCCGCCTGAAAGAGGGTTTCCCCTGCAGCTTGTGGCTGAAGACAAGTACGGGTACAAATGGGCTAAGTGGATAGTAAGAATTGAGCTCAGCAACTCACCTTACAGAGGGTACTGGGAAGAATTCGGGTACAATAACATAGCCGATGTTGGGGGACCTGCCTTTGAAAGATGA
- a CDS encoding chymotrypsin family serine protease yields MAKKVESANIWMIKEKDAEATLVAHRAEVDKFLHPDKILPNVVGMAVGAKVTDGKPTGESALIVLVTQKLEKSMLPAGAIIPEELGGHKTDVMAIGIPMAGGEPKSEAFSPLALNNRVRPAKGGYSVGHKDITAGTIATGVYDILPGGKVSPPVHGIGMPPKYYILSNNHVLAASNAGQIGDAVLQPGAFDGGKDPEDRIGTLFRFVPIDFSEPRESQNNTVDCALALAEFSNIDREIYWSGEVRGWKQKNFVKVGDLVKKTGRTTAFTTGRITAVNATVDINYGQDKVARFKDQIITTSMSEGGDSGSLITTLDNVAVGLLFAGSSTVTIANQIENVRALLKVEVAEQVIN; encoded by the coding sequence ATGGCAAAGAAAGTGGAATCGGCAAATATATGGATGATAAAAGAGAAGGATGCGGAAGCTACTTTGGTAGCGCATAGGGCTGAAGTTGACAAATTCCTGCATCCGGATAAGATACTTCCCAACGTAGTAGGTATGGCAGTCGGTGCCAAGGTGACGGATGGAAAACCTACAGGCGAATCTGCTCTGATAGTACTGGTCACACAAAAACTTGAAAAATCAATGCTGCCTGCAGGAGCTATAATACCTGAAGAACTGGGAGGGCACAAAACAGATGTGATGGCGATAGGCATACCCATGGCAGGAGGTGAACCAAAATCGGAAGCTTTCTCACCACTGGCATTGAATAACCGCGTCCGTCCGGCTAAAGGAGGATACAGCGTGGGACATAAAGATATCACAGCAGGTACCATCGCTACAGGTGTTTACGATATCCTGCCTGGAGGTAAGGTCAGCCCGCCAGTACACGGGATTGGCATGCCGCCCAAATACTACATTCTCAGCAATAACCATGTACTTGCAGCCTCTAATGCAGGACAGATCGGAGATGCGGTGCTGCAACCCGGAGCATTTGATGGAGGGAAAGATCCGGAGGACAGAATAGGTACGCTGTTCAGATTTGTACCCATCGATTTTTCGGAGCCCAGAGAATCCCAGAACAACACTGTGGACTGCGCACTTGCGCTCGCGGAGTTCAGTAATATCGACCGGGAAATTTACTGGAGCGGAGAAGTACGGGGGTGGAAGCAGAAAAATTTCGTAAAGGTAGGGGATCTTGTGAAAAAAACCGGGCGCACCACAGCCTTTACCACAGGCAGGATCACAGCAGTCAATGCAACTGTGGATATCAATTATGGTCAAGACAAGGTTGCACGGTTTAAAGACCAGATCATAACCACCTCAATGAGCGAAGGCGGTGATTCGGGTTCACTGATAACGACGCTGGATAATGTAGCTGTTGGGCTGCTGTTTGCAGGTTCCAGTACAGTAACTATTGCTAACCAGATTGAAAATGTCCGGGCACTGCTGAAGGTAGAGGTAGCCGAGCAAGTAATCAACTAA